The Corynebacterium comes genome window below encodes:
- the trpB gene encoding tryptophan synthase subunit beta has product MDLTPRLHDNPELPEGEARPTILPAYFGKFGGQFVPPSLLPVLDELERAYAEALEDPEFIAELNKLYTSYLGRPTPITETVNLPREGRGRGHARIFLKREDLVHGGAHKGNQVMAQALLARKLGKTRLIAETGAGQHGTATAMAAARFGMECTIYMGARDVARQQSNVYRMRLMGAEVIPVDDNGGNGLQNAVDVALRDWVESYENTHYLLGTAAGPHPFPSLVKEYHRVISKESRAQMLEEVGRLPDAVIAAVGGGSNAIGAFAEYFDDSDVALIGCEPAGEGLDSGKHGAPLNRGRVGILHGSRSYVMLGEGEDDVLNSHSISAGLDYPGVGPEHAWLLETGRATYVGVSDDEALQAFRMLTRYEGIIPALESSHALAYALKLAEIDEAEGNHDRIYLVNLSGRGDKDLSYVRRLLGEAADEDPETHTVEGLDIAGAIAELGAAAD; this is encoded by the coding sequence ATGGATCTGACTCCCCGACTGCATGACAACCCGGAACTGCCCGAGGGCGAAGCCCGCCCCACCATCCTCCCCGCCTACTTCGGGAAGTTCGGTGGCCAGTTTGTCCCCCCGTCGCTGCTGCCCGTTCTCGACGAACTTGAACGCGCCTACGCAGAGGCCCTCGAGGACCCTGAGTTCATCGCGGAGCTGAACAAGCTCTACACCTCCTACCTGGGCCGTCCCACCCCGATCACCGAGACCGTGAATCTGCCCCGCGAGGGCAGGGGCAGGGGGCATGCCCGGATCTTCCTCAAGCGCGAGGACCTCGTGCACGGTGGCGCGCACAAGGGCAACCAGGTCATGGCCCAGGCACTGCTGGCGAGGAAGCTGGGCAAGACCCGCCTCATCGCGGAGACCGGGGCAGGCCAGCACGGCACCGCCACGGCCATGGCCGCCGCCCGATTCGGCATGGAGTGCACCATCTACATGGGAGCCCGTGACGTCGCCCGCCAGCAGTCCAACGTCTACCGCATGCGCCTGATGGGCGCCGAGGTCATCCCCGTCGACGACAACGGCGGCAATGGTCTGCAGAACGCCGTCGACGTCGCCCTGCGCGACTGGGTCGAGTCCTACGAGAACACCCACTACCTGCTGGGCACCGCCGCCGGCCCGCATCCCTTCCCCAGCCTGGTCAAGGAATACCACCGGGTGATCTCGAAGGAGTCGCGTGCGCAGATGCTCGAGGAGGTCGGCCGGCTTCCCGACGCCGTCATCGCCGCCGTCGGCGGTGGTTCCAACGCCATCGGCGCCTTCGCCGAGTACTTCGACGACTCCGACGTCGCGCTCATCGGCTGCGAACCGGCCGGCGAGGGCCTGGACTCCGGGAAGCACGGTGCCCCGCTCAACCGCGGCCGCGTGGGCATCCTCCACGGTTCCCGTTCCTACGTCATGCTGGGCGAGGGTGAGGATGACGTGCTCAACTCCCATTCCATCTCCGCAGGGCTGGACTACCCGGGCGTCGGCCCCGAGCACGCCTGGCTCCTGGAGACCGGCCGCGCCACCTACGTCGGAGTCTCCGACGATGAGGCCCTGCAGGCCTTCCGCATGCTCACCCGCTACGAGGGCATCATCCCCGCGCTCGAGTCCTCCCACGCCCTGGCGTATGCACTCAAGCTGGCCGAGATCGACGAGGCCGAGGGCAACCACGACCGCATCTACCTGGTGAACCTATCGGGCCGTGGCGACAAGGACCTCTCCTACGTTCGGCGCCTCCTCGGCGAGGCTGCGGACGAGGACCCGGAAACCCATACCGTCGAGGGGCTCGACATCGCCGGCGCCATCGCCGAGCTGGGCGCCGCAGCGGATTAG
- a CDS encoding response regulator transcription factor, which translates to MEDMNDTQAGPNEIKVLVVDDEPNIVELLTVSLKFQGFDVRTASSGTEALRVARDFNPDAYILDVMMPGMDGFELLTKLRSEGLDGPVLYLTAKDAVENRIHGLTIGADDYVTKPFSLEEVITRLRVILRRGHINEQNPEDAAITYADLTLNDETHEVTKAGRIVELSPTEFNLLRYLMLNAEVVLSKSKILDNVWHYDFGGDGNVVESYISYLRRKIDTGDVPLIHTVRGVGYVLRTPRQ; encoded by the coding sequence ATGGAAGACATGAATGACACACAGGCAGGCCCGAACGAGATCAAGGTACTCGTCGTCGACGACGAACCGAACATCGTCGAACTGCTCACCGTCAGCCTGAAATTCCAGGGTTTTGACGTCCGTACGGCCAGCTCCGGCACGGAGGCACTGCGCGTGGCGCGGGACTTCAACCCCGACGCCTACATCCTCGATGTGATGATGCCCGGCATGGACGGCTTCGAGCTGCTGACCAAACTGCGCAGTGAGGGACTCGACGGGCCGGTGCTCTACCTGACCGCCAAGGACGCCGTCGAGAACCGCATCCACGGCCTGACCATCGGCGCCGACGACTACGTGACCAAGCCCTTCTCCCTCGAAGAGGTGATCACCCGACTGCGCGTGATCCTGCGCCGTGGCCACATCAACGAGCAGAACCCGGAGGATGCGGCGATCACCTACGCCGACCTCACCCTCAACGACGAGACCCATGAGGTGACCAAGGCAGGCAGGATCGTCGAGCTGTCGCCCACGGAGTTCAACCTGTTGCGCTACCTCATGCTCAACGCAGAGGTCGTGCTGAGCAAGTCGAAGATCCTGGACAACGTGTGGCACTACGACTTCGGCGGCGACGGCAACGTGGTCGAGTCCTACATCTCCTATCTCCGCCGCAAGATCGACACCGGTGACGTCCCGCTGATCCACACGGTCCGGGGCGTCGGATACGTGCTCCGGACGCCCCGCCAGTGA
- a CDS encoding alpha/beta fold hydrolase gives MSLLRWVPHRGTLPPLPPLDRTEGTPVMLLHGLMGSPGNFERTARGLLDLGIPAVAPLYGLRGTVRIEQSFAELVAVTGEILVARERIDIVGHSLGGHLGLRLAHEFPGRVRTLVGVGAAFRGLPPPPNPAVRLGVGIVMGRGADDLMTRVPFEAAAPEGTRVVSLISDADRVVPAASSELGEVRRISGIRHEHLPGLAADIIAALEWTP, from the coding sequence GTGTCCCTGTTGCGTTGGGTGCCGCACCGCGGGACCCTGCCGCCGCTTCCCCCGCTGGATCGGACGGAGGGCACCCCGGTGATGCTGCTGCACGGGCTCATGGGGTCGCCCGGCAACTTCGAACGCACCGCACGCGGGTTGCTTGACCTGGGGATCCCGGCCGTCGCGCCCCTGTACGGACTGCGGGGCACCGTGCGCATCGAGCAGTCCTTCGCCGAACTCGTCGCAGTCACCGGAGAGATCCTGGTTGCCAGGGAGCGTATCGACATCGTCGGGCACTCCCTCGGCGGCCACCTCGGCCTCCGTCTGGCCCACGAGTTCCCCGGCCGGGTACGGACCCTGGTCGGCGTGGGTGCCGCCTTCCGTGGGCTACCGCCGCCACCGAACCCGGCGGTGCGCCTCGGTGTGGGCATCGTGATGGGCCGCGGCGCCGATGACCTGATGACCAGGGTCCCCTTCGAGGCCGCCGCACCGGAGGGCACCCGGGTGGTCTCCCTCATCTCGGACGCCGACCGGGTCGTTCCCGCCGCCTCCTCTGAACTCGGCGAGGTCCGCCGGATCTCCGGCATCCGCCACGAGCATCTGCCCGGCCTGGCCGCGGACATCATTGCCGCCCTGGAGTGGACACCATGA
- a CDS encoding 2Fe-2S iron-sulfur cluster-binding protein, with amino-acid sequence MSDHTADIDGTGYAFDWPQGMTLLDALLAEEIPAHYSCMEGHCGTCQCTLTGGPSHMLKNEVLSPYEINHEDQTLACQTIRDGEGPYRMSSD; translated from the coding sequence ATGAGCGACCACACCGCCGACATCGACGGCACCGGGTACGCCTTCGACTGGCCGCAGGGCATGACCCTGCTCGACGCCCTGCTGGCCGAGGAGATCCCGGCCCACTACTCCTGCATGGAGGGTCACTGCGGAACCTGCCAGTGCACCCTGACGGGAGGCCCGTCCCACATGCTGAAAAACGAGGTCCTCTCCCCCTACGAGATCAACCACGAGGACCAGACCCTGGCCTGCCAGACCATCCGTGACGGCGAGGGCCCCTACCGGATGAGTTCGGACTAG
- a CDS encoding HIT family protein, with the protein MSSVFTKIINGELPARFVYRDDLVVAFLSIEPLRYGHVLVVPVEETDRWTDLSPTVWGQLNEVAQNVGRAVKEAFDASRAGYIIAGFDVPHTHIHIFPTDRMSEYNFSLAMAADATDPAKMDDAAEKIRAVLETDADGHPR; encoded by the coding sequence ATGAGTAGCGTGTTCACCAAGATCATCAACGGCGAGCTCCCGGCCCGCTTCGTCTACCGCGACGATCTGGTCGTCGCCTTCCTCAGCATCGAGCCCCTCCGTTACGGCCACGTGCTGGTCGTGCCGGTCGAGGAGACCGACCGGTGGACCGACCTCTCCCCCACCGTCTGGGGTCAGCTCAACGAGGTCGCCCAGAACGTCGGCCGCGCGGTGAAGGAGGCCTTCGACGCGTCCCGCGCCGGGTACATCATCGCCGGTTTCGACGTCCCCCACACCCACATCCACATCTTCCCCACCGACCGGATGAGCGAGTACAACTTCTCCCTGGCCATGGCCGCCGACGCCACCGACCCGGCGAAGATGGACGATGCCGCAGAGAAGATCCGTGCCGTCCTGGAGACGGACGCCGACGGCCACCCGCGCTAG
- a CDS encoding sensor histidine kinase, with translation MDNPYAKLDPRETLHAPPPPQVPERAWPLRTWLVVIIVVLSGLGLAASSVAVSSIMREVTYSRVDEDLVNSLSGWARSSEIFKSETDSRPPSDYVVIKLFEDGSSVVFNDPGELPRLSSVAVGRPPQTVDSAPGSDSKTRWRVIAHREEGVTTVVAKNLAREQTLLYGLALVQVVISLLVLAVLALLSYYVVRQAMAPLREVERTAGEIAAGDLDRRVPAWPRTTEVGQLAHALNTMIGQLQESVETARSKEEQMRRFVGDASHELRTPLTSVRGYTELYRSGATDDIDMVFTRIDDESRRMSLLVEDLLALTRAEGSRLELTTVDLLELSLSVASSARAAFPGREVTVSNETSSVPVVEGDVSRLHQVLLNLISNGLTHGGPEAVVTVTLRLEDDDVVLTVADDGRGMSPEAASHIFERFYREDPSRSRASGGSGLGLAIVKSLVEKHGGSITVDTTEGEGSAFTVRLPRSE, from the coding sequence GTGGACAACCCGTACGCGAAGCTGGACCCGCGGGAGACCCTCCACGCGCCTCCGCCCCCGCAGGTCCCCGAACGTGCGTGGCCCCTGCGGACGTGGCTGGTGGTCATCATCGTGGTCCTCTCCGGTCTCGGGCTCGCGGCGAGTTCGGTGGCGGTGTCCTCGATCATGCGCGAGGTGACTTATTCGCGTGTCGACGAAGACCTGGTCAACTCCCTCAGCGGGTGGGCGAGGAGCTCGGAGATCTTCAAGTCCGAGACCGACTCCCGGCCGCCCTCGGACTACGTGGTGATCAAACTCTTCGAGGACGGCTCCTCCGTCGTGTTCAACGACCCGGGTGAACTCCCCCGACTCTCCAGCGTCGCCGTGGGTCGTCCTCCGCAGACCGTTGACTCCGCGCCGGGAAGTGACTCCAAGACCCGCTGGCGCGTCATCGCCCACCGCGAGGAGGGGGTGACCACGGTCGTGGCGAAGAACCTCGCCCGGGAACAGACCCTCCTCTACGGACTCGCGCTGGTGCAGGTGGTCATCAGCCTGCTCGTCCTGGCGGTGCTCGCCCTGCTCAGTTACTACGTCGTGCGCCAGGCCATGGCCCCGCTGCGCGAGGTCGAACGCACCGCCGGTGAGATCGCGGCGGGTGACCTGGACCGTCGTGTCCCCGCCTGGCCGCGGACGACAGAGGTCGGACAGCTGGCACACGCCCTCAACACCATGATCGGACAGCTCCAGGAGTCCGTGGAGACGGCCCGGAGCAAGGAGGAGCAGATGAGGCGTTTCGTCGGCGACGCCTCCCACGAGCTGCGCACCCCGCTGACCTCGGTTCGCGGCTACACCGAGCTGTACCGCTCCGGAGCCACCGATGACATCGACATGGTGTTCACGCGTATCGACGACGAATCCCGTCGCATGTCCCTGCTCGTCGAGGACCTCCTGGCGCTGACCCGGGCAGAGGGTTCCCGCCTGGAACTCACCACGGTGGATCTGCTGGAGCTGTCGCTCTCGGTGGCGTCCTCGGCACGTGCGGCCTTCCCGGGGCGGGAGGTGACCGTGAGCAACGAAACCTCATCGGTCCCCGTCGTCGAAGGCGACGTCTCGCGGCTCCACCAGGTGCTGCTCAACCTCATCTCCAACGGACTGACCCACGGTGGTCCGGAGGCGGTGGTGACGGTGACGCTGCGACTCGAGGACGATGATGTTGTCCTCACCGTCGCGGATGACGGCCGGGGCATGTCCCCGGAGGCCGCCAGCCACATCTTCGAGCGTTTCTACCGCGAGGATCCCTCCCGCTCCCGCGCATCCGGCGGCTCAGGCCTGGGCCTGGCGATCGTGAAGTCGCTGGTGGAGAAGCATGGGGGAAGCATCACCGTGGACACCACCGAGGGGGAGGGAAGTGCCTTCACGGTGCGGCTGCCCCGCTCGGAGTAG
- a CDS encoding MerR family transcriptional regulator gives MTDHTIGEAADILRVTTRTLRHWDHIGLLVPGWRTWADHRLYTEADLDRAWQILVYREAGLPLKEIVELLDEPASTRDALLHQREVLVERIGHLHRMVRAVDDILKEETMSVEDRMKLFGDQWKPEYQEEAQQRWGDTPEWEQSQAVAANLSDGDWLAVKQEQDEFVALLADAAARGVEPGSEEARRVVEKHRASIGRFYEIAPEKQVLLARMYTQDQRFNATYQGHAEYLLSLIEAQAQQEGIDLTDVQWR, from the coding sequence GTGACCGACCACACCATCGGCGAGGCCGCCGACATCCTGCGCGTGACCACCCGCACGCTGCGGCACTGGGACCACATCGGACTTCTCGTGCCGGGCTGGCGGACCTGGGCCGACCACCGTCTCTACACGGAGGCGGATCTGGACCGGGCGTGGCAGATCCTCGTCTACCGCGAGGCCGGTCTCCCGCTCAAGGAGATCGTTGAACTGCTGGATGAGCCCGCTTCCACCCGGGACGCCCTGCTCCACCAGCGCGAGGTGCTGGTGGAACGCATCGGTCACCTGCACCGGATGGTCCGGGCAGTCGATGACATTCTCAAGGAGGAGACCATGTCCGTGGAGGACCGCATGAAGCTCTTCGGTGACCAGTGGAAGCCGGAGTACCAGGAGGAGGCGCAGCAGCGCTGGGGTGACACCCCGGAATGGGAGCAGTCCCAGGCCGTGGCGGCCAACCTCAGTGACGGTGACTGGCTCGCCGTGAAACAGGAGCAGGACGAGTTCGTCGCGCTCCTCGCGGATGCCGCGGCCCGCGGCGTGGAGCCGGGGAGCGAGGAGGCGCGCAGGGTCGTCGAGAAGCACCGGGCGTCCATCGGTCGTTTCTATGAGATCGCACCGGAGAAGCAGGTCCTGCTCGCCCGCATGTACACCCAGGACCAGCGCTTCAACGCCACCTACCAGGGGCACGCGGAATACCTGCTCAGCCTCATCGAGGCCCAGGCGCAGCAGGAGGGAATCGATCTGACTGACGTGCAATGGCGCTAG